One genomic region from Prochlorococcus marinus CUG1433 encodes:
- a CDS encoding dolichol kinase: protein MIKFTVILLYLLAIFLISIVFKKYNEDSKEIVRKIIHIGIGPLLPIAQFLKINQNSALIFTGIVSLIVFINYKYKLFPTIEDVERKSYGTLFYCLSLFILIYLFWDKDPYALITGFFIMTFGDGLAGLIGKGLNSKSWIFFKQKKSLFGTMTMFSTSLIVVCSIGYAQQNSLNLNYLTLAFFATLLEQFSVLGIDNFIVPISSALFFNFFISS, encoded by the coding sequence TTGATAAAATTTACTGTAATTTTATTATATTTACTTGCAATTTTTCTAATATCAATAGTTTTTAAAAAATATAATGAAGATAGCAAAGAAATCGTAAGAAAAATAATACATATAGGAATAGGACCTTTACTACCAATTGCTCAATTTTTAAAAATTAATCAAAACTCTGCTCTGATTTTTACAGGAATCGTTTCATTAATTGTTTTCATCAATTACAAATATAAATTATTTCCAACAATAGAAGACGTTGAGAGAAAGAGTTATGGAACATTATTTTATTGTCTAAGTTTATTTATTTTGATTTATCTTTTCTGGGATAAAGATCCATATGCATTAATTACTGGATTTTTCATAATGACTTTTGGTGATGGATTAGCTGGGTTAATAGGAAAAGGCCTTAATTCAAAAAGTTGGATTTTTTTTAAACAAAAAAAATCTTTATTTGGCACTATGACAATGTTTTCAACGAGTTTGATAGTAGTTTGCTCAATAGGATACGCCCAACAAAATAGTTTAAATTTAAATTATCTTACATTAGCTTTTTTTGCGACATTGCTCGAACAATTTAGTGTTTTAGGAATAGATAACTTCATTGTTCCAATTTCTTCAGCATTATTTTTTAATTTTTTTATATCTAGCTAA
- a CDS encoding RpoD/SigA family RNA polymerase sigma factor, which produces MGIPLESAKSSSDNNFDEPRLPNTAGKSRKSKSSLTAKQSQKKSGRLASDSIGYYLSSIGRVPLLTPAEEIELAHHVQNMKKLLQIPETDRTQQNLYQIKIGKRARDRMMAANLRLVVSVAKKYQNQGLELLDLVQEGAIGLERAVDKFDPAMGYKFSTYAYWWIRQGMTRAIDNSARTIRLPIHISEKLSKMRRVSRELSHKFGRQPTRLEMANEMGIDQKDLEDLISQSAPCASLDAHARGEEDRSTLGELIPDPNCEEPMEGMDRTIQKEHLGTWLSQLNEREQKIMKLRFGLDGEEPLTLAEIGRQINVSRERVRQLEAKAILKLRVMTTHQKAA; this is translated from the coding sequence ATGGGGATCCCTCTGGAATCTGCGAAAAGCTCTTCAGATAATAATTTTGATGAGCCAAGATTACCAAACACTGCGGGCAAGTCTCGTAAATCGAAATCCAGTCTTACTGCAAAACAAAGCCAAAAAAAATCTGGCAGACTCGCTTCAGATTCAATTGGCTACTACTTAAGTAGCATTGGCAGAGTACCTCTTTTGACTCCAGCTGAGGAAATAGAGTTAGCTCATCATGTTCAGAACATGAAGAAGTTGCTGCAAATTCCTGAAACTGATAGAACGCAACAAAATCTTTATCAAATTAAAATTGGCAAAAGAGCTAGAGATAGAATGATGGCAGCTAATCTAAGGCTTGTTGTCTCAGTTGCAAAAAAATACCAAAACCAAGGGCTTGAATTATTAGACCTTGTCCAAGAAGGCGCTATTGGCCTTGAAAGAGCTGTAGATAAATTTGATCCTGCTATGGGATATAAATTCTCAACTTATGCTTACTGGTGGATTAGGCAAGGAATGACAAGGGCTATTGATAACAGTGCAAGAACAATCCGTTTGCCTATTCACATAAGTGAAAAACTATCCAAAATGAGAAGAGTTTCTAGAGAATTATCACATAAATTTGGTAGACAACCTACCAGATTGGAAATGGCAAATGAAATGGGAATTGATCAAAAAGATTTAGAAGATTTAATTTCGCAAAGTGCTCCTTGCGCCTCCCTAGATGCTCATGCAAGAGGCGAAGAAGATAGAAGTACTCTTGGTGAGCTCATACCTGATCCAAACTGTGAAGAGCCTATGGAAGGTATGGATAGAACTATTCAAAAAGAACATTTAGGAACTTGGCTTTCTCAATTAAATGAAAGAGAACAAAAGATAATGAAGCTCAGATTTGGATTAGATGGTGAAGAACCATTAACACTCGCAGAAATAGGAAGACAAATTAATGTTTCACGAGAAAGGGTAAGGCAACTAGAAGCCAAAGCAATATTAAAACTTAGAGTAATGACAACTCATCAAAAAGCAGCTTAA
- a CDS encoding aminotransferase class IV yields MIETLGWHKDQWLDIDRIFITANNRGLKFADGIFETILIKKNKPVLFDEHLKRLEKSSKILNINLKINKFTLRQLINDGIRKLSLKNDQFASVRINYSRGTNKGRTLTIDSTLETKDLDNLWLEFYRIKPNFNPISVFISQTEKVNEFSLISRCKTFSYNQAIQVLTEANKKSFDDSILLNTSGELCCGSTFNLLIKRNNQWITPRKESGCLEGIMVSKALKLKIVKEELISPEFQNDDIIVAINSLSCRQINQVNDLKLKPQFDPIYFWDLLYS; encoded by the coding sequence ATGATAGAAACACTAGGCTGGCACAAGGATCAATGGTTAGATATCGATAGAATATTTATTACTGCTAATAATAGAGGATTGAAATTTGCAGATGGTATATTTGAAACCATTTTGATAAAGAAAAACAAACCTGTTCTTTTTGACGAACATCTGAAAAGGTTAGAAAAAAGTAGCAAAATTTTAAATATTAATCTCAAAATAAATAAATTTACTTTGAGACAACTTATTAATGATGGGATTAGAAAGTTATCGCTTAAGAATGATCAATTTGCTTCAGTAAGAATTAACTATAGTCGAGGAACTAATAAAGGTCGAACACTAACAATTGATAGCACTTTAGAAACAAAAGATTTAGATAATTTATGGCTTGAGTTTTATAGAATAAAACCAAATTTTAATCCGATAAGCGTTTTTATTAGTCAAACGGAAAAAGTAAACGAATTCAGTCTTATAAGTAGATGCAAAACATTTTCATATAATCAGGCAATACAAGTCTTAACAGAGGCTAATAAAAAATCTTTTGATGATTCTATCCTATTGAATACGTCAGGTGAACTTTGTTGTGGAAGTACATTTAATCTTCTTATCAAAAGAAATAATCAATGGATAACGCCCAGAAAAGAGAGCGGCTGTTTAGAGGGAATTATGGTTTCTAAAGCTTTAAAATTAAAAATTGTAAAAGAAGAATTAATTTCTCCAGAATTTCAAAATGATGACATAATAGTTGCAATTAATAGCTTATCTTGCAGACAAATTAATCAAGTTAATGATTTAAAGCTAAAACCTCAATTTGATCCAATTTACTTTTGGGATTTATTATATAGTTGA
- a CDS encoding 3-deoxy-7-phosphoheptulonate synthase: MTTSSNNSALEKTSDLHVLETRPLIPPSRLHNDIPLDHDSANTVSKTRRSIQNILHHNDQKLLVIVGPCSIHDLEAAKEYSKYIQKLREMYKDKLEIIMRVYFEKPRTTIGWKGLINDPHLDDSYDINTGLRRARSLLSYLATRGIPSATELLDPIVPQYIADLISWTAIGARTTESQTHREMASGLSMPIGFKNGTDGSFNTAINAMQSASKSHHFLGVNSNGMASIVNTTGNPDGHIVLRGGSKGPNFESHHVQRISSELRQCNLPHKVMIDCSHGNSNKDFRKQSEVLKNIASQISNGEKNILGVMLESHLKEGNQKLLKKEDLEFGRSITDACIDIETTMGLLAILYNSLS, from the coding sequence ATGACGACATCATCAAATAATTCAGCTTTAGAAAAGACATCAGATTTACATGTTCTTGAAACACGTCCATTAATACCTCCAAGCAGATTACATAATGATATACCCTTAGATCACGACTCTGCCAATACAGTATCTAAAACAAGAAGATCGATACAAAATATTTTGCATCATAATGATCAGAAGCTTTTAGTCATTGTGGGTCCATGTTCAATTCATGATCTTGAAGCGGCAAAGGAATATTCAAAATATATTCAAAAATTACGAGAAATGTATAAAGATAAATTAGAAATAATTATGAGAGTATATTTTGAAAAACCAAGAACAACTATTGGTTGGAAGGGATTGATAAATGATCCTCATCTAGATGATTCTTATGATATTAATACTGGTTTAAGAAGGGCAAGAAGTTTGCTTTCATATCTAGCAACTCGTGGAATACCTTCTGCTACTGAATTATTGGATCCAATTGTCCCACAATATATTGCTGATTTAATAAGTTGGACAGCTATAGGTGCGCGGACTACTGAAAGCCAAACACATAGGGAAATGGCATCAGGATTATCAATGCCTATAGGCTTTAAAAATGGGACAGATGGTTCTTTCAATACCGCAATTAATGCAATGCAGTCGGCTTCAAAATCACATCATTTTTTAGGTGTAAATTCTAATGGAATGGCTTCTATTGTTAATACTACGGGAAATCCAGATGGACATATAGTTTTAAGAGGCGGCTCAAAAGGTCCAAATTTTGAAAGTCATCATGTTCAAAGAATTTCATCTGAATTAAGGCAATGTAATCTTCCTCATAAAGTAATGATTGATTGTAGTCATGGAAATTCCAATAAAGACTTTCGAAAACAGTCTGAAGTGCTGAAAAACATAGCTTCTCAAATAAGTAACGGCGAAAAAAATATTTTAGGAGTTATGCTTGAAAGTCATTTGAAGGAGGGAAATCAAAAACTTTTAAAAAAAGAGGATCTTGAGTTTGGCAGAAGCATTACAGATGCATGTATAGATATAGAGACAACAATGGGATTACTTGCTATTTTATACAATTCACTTAGCTAG
- a CDS encoding MFS transporter, whose amino-acid sequence MKESLLKPNKKFTLLSAFITLLNDRLSESILLPILPSFVLLFDSKASTYGLLSCTYQLAQFTASPFIGLMSDRYGRRPVTLFCITGSVIGISILSFTVLFNWSNSIASIPLFLLFLARLIDGLSGGTAATATTILADISSPEKRAKTFGLIGVAFGLSFFLGNIFVVIFARNTNNNFIIPVLIASIIPIINFLLVFFYLPETKPNSDLNKSKTILKNPLKALFTVFKEEKIKKLSLAFFIYFIAFTGLTNILIFFLQESLNWTTKASSGTLVVVGIIAIIVQGGLIGPLVKQFGEMRLTLIGSGFILVACALLITTPKENATINIYSAVSFLAVGAGLITPTLRALISKKLDIDKQGSILSNLQGLQSLGGVLGIAMAGRVYDSFGPKSPFIAGSVILLFMIYLIAEGKNNNSFNNQKSKLS is encoded by the coding sequence GTGAAAGAAAGTTTATTAAAACCAAATAAAAAATTTACTCTCCTTAGTGCGTTTATCACTCTTCTAAATGATCGTTTAAGTGAAAGTATACTGTTACCCATATTACCCTCTTTTGTTTTACTTTTTGATTCTAAAGCAAGTACATATGGTTTATTATCATGCACTTATCAACTAGCTCAATTTACAGCTTCTCCTTTTATTGGGCTTATGAGTGATAGATATGGAAGAAGACCTGTCACCCTTTTTTGTATTACTGGTTCAGTAATAGGAATATCAATATTATCTTTTACAGTTCTTTTTAATTGGTCAAATTCAATAGCTTCTATCCCGTTATTTTTATTATTTTTAGCGAGACTAATTGACGGTTTAAGTGGGGGGACTGCCGCTACTGCAACAACAATTCTTGCAGATATTTCAAGCCCTGAAAAAAGAGCAAAAACATTTGGTCTTATTGGTGTAGCTTTTGGTTTAAGTTTTTTCTTAGGTAATATTTTTGTTGTAATTTTTGCAAGAAATACAAATAATAATTTCATTATTCCAGTTTTGATAGCCTCAATCATTCCAATAATAAATTTTCTCCTTGTATTTTTTTACTTACCAGAAACCAAGCCTAATAGTGACTTAAATAAATCAAAAACAATTTTAAAAAACCCTTTAAAAGCTCTATTTACAGTTTTCAAAGAAGAAAAGATTAAAAAATTATCATTAGCTTTTTTTATTTACTTTATTGCTTTTACTGGATTGACCAACATCCTTATATTTTTCCTTCAAGAATCTTTAAACTGGACGACCAAAGCATCAAGTGGAACTCTTGTTGTAGTAGGAATCATTGCAATTATCGTTCAGGGAGGATTAATTGGGCCTCTGGTAAAGCAATTTGGCGAAATGCGATTAACACTTATCGGATCAGGCTTTATTCTTGTGGCATGTGCTCTTTTAATAACTACTCCAAAAGAAAATGCAACAATTAATATTTATTCAGCTGTTTCATTTTTAGCCGTTGGGGCAGGGTTAATTACCCCCACTTTAAGAGCACTAATATCAAAGAAATTAGACATCGATAAACAAGGCTCAATTTTAAGTAACCTTCAGGGTCTACAGAGTCTTGGAGGCGTTTTAGGAATTGCAATGGCCGGAAGGGTTTATGATAGTTTTGGTCCTAAATCACCTTTTATAGCTGGTTCCGTTATCTTACTTTTCATGATATACCTTATTGCAGAGGGTAAAAATAATAATTCTTTTAACAATCAAAAATCAAAATTATCTTAA
- the acnB gene encoding bifunctional aconitate hydratase 2/2-methylisocitrate dehydratase, with translation MKNLETLLKDYADHVAERAAKGIPPLPLNAEQTNCITKLLEQDSTYDSSYLLDLLINRVPPGVDEAAYVKASWLTAIVNSEKYCKSINPEKAIEILGTMIGGYNVNSLVEILKGENSLLAKKAAEVLKNIILVYDSANEIYELSQNNIYAKEVVNSWANAEWFINKKVLEKEITCLVFKVDGETNTDDLSPAVHATTRPDIPMHALAMLEFKKPDGLKILDNFKKQNLPIAYVGDVVGTGSSRKSAINSLIWHIGEDIAFVPNKKTGGIIIGSKIAPIFFNTAQDSGALPIEADVSQMKTGDVIKIYPYKGIIKKIEKDSNTEKLISKFELYPSTLTDEIQAGGRINLMIGRSLTDKIRNKLDYQPSEIFTRPQNPTESSAGFTQAQKIVGKACGLDGVRPGMTCEPIMTTVGSQDTTGPMTRDELKELACLGFTADLVMQSFCHTAAYPKPVDLLTHKELPDFISQRGGVALKPGDGIIHSWLNRMLLPDTVGTGGDSHTRFPLGISFPGGSGIVAFAAAIGSMPLNMPESVLVKFKGELLPGITLRDLVNAIPLFAINKGLLTVEKENKKNIFNGKIMEIEGLPNLKLEQAFELTDATAERSCAGSTILLSQETVQEYLKSNICLLEKMIESNYEDSKSISRRINDMKNWLKKPSLIQPDSNAQYEEIIEIDLAKVTQPIVACPNDPDNVKEITDVANTNIDEVFIGSCMTNIGHYRAAAKVLEGVQNLKAKLWICPPTKMDEETLKAEGYYKIFEDCGARLELPGCSLCMGNQARVDEGSVVFSTSTRNFDNRLGKNAQVFLGSAELAAVCALLGKIPEIEEYQDITKNKINPYSDELYRYLQFDEIHDFSLTK, from the coding sequence ATGAAGAATTTGGAAACATTGCTAAAAGATTATGCAGATCATGTAGCTGAAAGAGCTGCCAAAGGTATACCTCCTTTGCCTTTAAATGCTGAACAAACAAATTGTATTACAAAATTATTAGAACAAGATAGTACTTACGATTCATCTTATTTACTTGATTTATTAATAAATAGAGTACCCCCAGGAGTTGATGAGGCTGCTTACGTAAAAGCAAGCTGGCTTACGGCTATTGTTAATTCCGAAAAATATTGCAAATCAATTAATCCCGAAAAAGCAATCGAAATACTTGGAACAATGATAGGCGGATACAATGTAAATTCTTTGGTTGAAATACTTAAAGGAGAAAATAGTTTACTCGCAAAAAAAGCGGCAGAAGTTTTAAAAAACATTATTCTTGTTTACGACTCGGCTAATGAAATTTATGAATTATCTCAAAATAATATTTATGCAAAAGAAGTTGTAAATAGTTGGGCAAATGCAGAATGGTTCATAAATAAAAAAGTTCTAGAAAAAGAGATTACTTGTTTAGTATTTAAAGTAGACGGTGAGACAAACACAGACGACTTATCTCCAGCTGTACATGCAACAACACGCCCGGATATTCCAATGCATGCATTAGCTATGTTGGAATTTAAAAAACCTGATGGACTAAAGATTCTTGATAATTTTAAAAAACAAAATTTACCAATAGCTTATGTTGGAGATGTTGTTGGAACAGGGAGTTCTAGAAAATCTGCTATTAATTCACTCATTTGGCATATAGGAGAAGATATTGCTTTTGTTCCCAACAAAAAAACAGGTGGAATAATAATTGGCAGCAAAATAGCTCCAATTTTCTTCAATACTGCACAAGATTCAGGAGCTTTACCTATAGAAGCTGACGTTTCTCAAATGAAAACAGGAGATGTTATTAAAATATATCCCTATAAAGGCATTATTAAAAAAATTGAAAAAGATTCAAATACTGAAAAATTAATCAGCAAATTCGAGTTGTATCCATCAACTCTTACTGATGAAATTCAAGCTGGCGGAAGAATTAATCTTATGATTGGAAGATCTCTTACGGACAAAATTAGAAACAAATTAGATTATCAACCAAGTGAAATATTTACTAGACCACAAAACCCAACCGAAAGTAGTGCCGGATTTACTCAAGCTCAAAAAATAGTAGGCAAAGCTTGCGGTTTAGATGGAGTTAGGCCAGGAATGACCTGTGAGCCAATTATGACCACAGTTGGTAGTCAAGATACTACTGGGCCAATGACTAGAGATGAATTAAAAGAACTAGCTTGTTTAGGATTTACTGCAGATTTAGTGATGCAAAGTTTTTGTCATACTGCTGCATATCCTAAACCAGTAGATCTACTTACCCATAAAGAATTACCTGATTTTATATCTCAAAGAGGTGGAGTAGCTCTTAAGCCTGGAGACGGCATCATTCATAGTTGGCTTAACAGAATGCTTCTCCCTGATACTGTTGGCACAGGTGGAGATAGTCATACAAGATTTCCTCTTGGCATTTCATTTCCTGGAGGCTCAGGCATTGTTGCATTTGCCGCTGCAATAGGATCAATGCCATTAAATATGCCGGAATCTGTGCTGGTTAAGTTTAAAGGAGAATTATTACCAGGAATTACTCTCAGAGATTTAGTTAATGCAATCCCTCTCTTCGCAATTAATAAAGGACTATTAACTGTTGAGAAAGAAAATAAAAAAAATATATTCAACGGAAAAATTATGGAAATTGAGGGATTACCAAACCTAAAACTTGAACAAGCTTTTGAACTTACTGATGCCACTGCAGAACGATCATGCGCTGGTAGCACAATACTTTTATCCCAAGAAACTGTTCAAGAATATTTAAAAAGCAATATTTGCCTGCTAGAAAAAATGATCGAGAGCAATTATGAAGATTCAAAATCGATTTCTAGAAGAATAAATGATATGAAAAATTGGTTAAAAAAACCATCATTAATTCAACCAGATTCAAACGCTCAGTATGAAGAAATCATTGAAATTGATTTAGCAAAAGTAACACAACCTATAGTTGCTTGCCCTAATGATCCAGATAATGTAAAAGAAATCACTGATGTTGCAAATACAAATATTGACGAGGTTTTTATAGGCTCTTGCATGACAAATATTGGTCATTACAGGGCAGCTGCAAAAGTTCTTGAAGGAGTACAAAATTTAAAAGCTAAATTATGGATTTGTCCACCAACAAAGATGGATGAAGAAACTCTAAAAGCTGAAGGCTACTATAAAATATTTGAAGATTGTGGTGCAAGATTAGAGTTGCCAGGCTGTTCATTATGTATGGGAAATCAAGCTAGAGTTGATGAAGGTTCTGTTGTATTTTCCACCAGTACAAGAAATTTTGACAATAGACTTGGCAAGAATGCGCAAGTATTCTTAGGCAGTGCAGAATTGGCAGCAGTTTGTGCACTGCTTGGAAAAATACCTGAAATAGAAGAATATCAGGATATTACTAAAAATAAAATTAATCCATATTCAGATGAACTTTATCGCTATCTTCAATTTGATGAAATACACGATTTCAGCTTGACAAAGTAA
- the cobA gene encoding uroporphyrinogen-III C-methyltransferase has protein sequence MPGIVYLVGAGPGDPELLTLKALRLIKNCDALVHDALIPDEITKEAGKNTEIFHVGKRAGKCSVPQAETNALILKLAKEGKNVVRLKGGDPFVFSRGGEEVSFLEKNGVLVEIVPGITSGIAAPTYFGIPLTHRDAASSVTFVTGHEHVDKDKKSVNWRDLAKSSDSLVIFMGIKNIEFIVEELILGGLCKDTKCAVIQEATLKNQKCFIDKLDNLPDKIKDKEFLAPSIIIIGKIVEFKVNNNITKVSDVYLSDINKVQLYNKSQK, from the coding sequence GTGCCCGGCATTGTTTATTTAGTTGGAGCAGGTCCTGGTGATCCTGAGCTTTTAACTCTTAAAGCTTTACGCCTAATAAAAAATTGTGATGCATTAGTTCATGATGCTTTAATCCCTGATGAAATAACAAAAGAGGCAGGAAAAAATACAGAAATTTTTCATGTAGGCAAAAGAGCTGGGAAGTGTTCTGTACCTCAGGCTGAAACTAATGCTCTTATTTTGAAATTGGCAAAAGAAGGCAAAAATGTTGTAAGGCTTAAAGGGGGAGATCCATTTGTCTTTTCTAGGGGTGGTGAAGAAGTATCGTTTTTAGAAAAAAATGGAGTCCTAGTTGAAATAGTGCCTGGAATTACTTCTGGTATAGCTGCTCCTACATATTTTGGTATTCCACTTACTCATAGAGATGCTGCGAGTTCTGTAACTTTCGTAACTGGGCATGAGCATGTTGATAAAGATAAAAAGAGTGTCAATTGGAGAGATTTAGCTAAATCTTCAGATAGTTTAGTTATTTTCATGGGTATAAAAAATATTGAATTTATTGTAGAGGAATTAATTTTAGGCGGCTTATGTAAGGATACAAAATGCGCTGTAATCCAAGAAGCTACTTTGAAAAATCAAAAATGTTTTATAGATAAATTAGATAATCTCCCAGATAAAATTAAAGATAAAGAATTTTTAGCCCCATCAATTATCATTATTGGAAAAATTGTTGAATTTAAGGTTAATAATAATATAACTAAAGTATCTGATGTCTATTTATCAGATATCAATAAAGTTCAACTATATAATAAATCCCAAAAGTAA
- the ppk1 gene encoding polyphosphate kinase 1 encodes MKSQADFFINRELSWIEFNKRVLLTGMEEEYKILDKVKFCSIFSNNLDEFFMVRVASLKAQVEAGVTKKSIDGLTPKEQLTKINKEVKNLTTLQENYINNELINELREKGVFLKKYKDLSENQRNWCNNYFTSSIFPLLTPLVVDPAHPFPFISNLSLNLAALIRDGEDSKNQFVRVKIPTKNINRFIQIPNEIIQHGNESTYFFISVEDLIGNNINTLFKGMECINYSFFRVTRDADLELKELEADDLLLAVEQSLQKRRLGGDVVRLEVESDMPENILKLLIESISIQKEYIYFCKSFLGLDDLNQLTKINRDDLKENLLIGKTHPKLKNLDLPANKNFNSIFNILRKQNILLHHPYDLFKTSVEEFINKAADDPLVMAIKITLYRVSKDSPIIAALMRAAENGKEVMTLVELKARFDEDNNIQWAKQLEQAGIHVVYGIIGFKTHTKIALIVRKEKGRLRNYFHIGTGNYNSNTSMFYTDLGLLSTDPDIASDLLELFNYLSGFSKQKSYQKLLVSPASMREKFIFLIKREIKNAKEGKKAEIIAKMNSLVDPEIIKLLYLASDSGVKINLIIRGICCLYPQRKNLSENIKVISIIGHFLEHSRIFWFYNNGNNEVFIGSADWMRRNLDRRIEAVTPIEDYELKCKIYSLLQTYIKDDYFSWIMKEDGSYSKYELDSSDNRSQIDLIKN; translated from the coding sequence ATGAAAAGCCAGGCTGATTTTTTTATCAATAGAGAATTAAGTTGGATTGAATTCAATAAAAGAGTACTCCTAACTGGTATGGAAGAGGAATACAAAATCCTAGACAAAGTAAAATTTTGTTCAATTTTTAGTAATAATCTAGACGAATTTTTTATGGTAAGAGTAGCTTCATTAAAAGCTCAAGTTGAAGCAGGTGTTACAAAAAAAAGTATTGATGGACTTACCCCTAAAGAGCAATTAACGAAAATCAATAAAGAAGTTAAAAATTTAACGACTCTGCAAGAAAACTATATTAATAATGAATTAATTAATGAATTAAGAGAAAAAGGTGTATTTTTAAAAAAATACAAAGACCTAAGTGAAAATCAAAGAAATTGGTGCAATAACTACTTCACTTCATCTATTTTCCCTTTATTAACTCCATTAGTTGTTGATCCAGCACATCCATTTCCTTTTATAAGTAATTTAAGTCTAAATTTGGCAGCTTTAATACGGGATGGGGAAGATTCTAAAAATCAGTTTGTCAGAGTAAAAATACCAACAAAAAATATAAATAGATTTATACAAATTCCCAATGAAATTATTCAACATGGCAATGAAAGTACATATTTTTTTATCAGTGTTGAAGATTTAATCGGAAATAATATAAATACTTTATTTAAGGGAATGGAATGTATAAATTACTCTTTTTTTAGAGTGACAAGAGATGCAGATTTAGAATTAAAAGAACTTGAAGCAGATGATCTTCTTTTGGCAGTTGAACAAAGTTTACAAAAGAGAAGATTAGGTGGAGACGTAGTGAGATTAGAAGTTGAATCAGATATGCCAGAAAATATTCTGAAATTGCTCATTGAAAGTATCTCAATACAAAAAGAATATATTTACTTTTGCAAAAGTTTTTTAGGCCTTGATGATTTAAATCAACTTACAAAAATTAATAGAGATGATTTAAAAGAAAATCTACTAATCGGGAAAACTCACCCAAAATTAAAAAATTTAGATTTACCTGCAAACAAAAACTTCAATTCTATTTTTAATATACTTAGAAAACAAAATATCCTGCTGCATCATCCATACGACTTATTTAAAACTTCAGTTGAAGAATTTATAAACAAAGCAGCTGATGATCCGCTTGTCATGGCTATAAAGATTACTTTATATCGAGTTTCCAAGGATTCGCCGATCATTGCAGCTTTAATGAGAGCTGCAGAGAACGGAAAAGAAGTAATGACTCTTGTTGAACTAAAAGCAAGATTTGATGAAGACAATAATATTCAATGGGCAAAACAACTTGAACAAGCTGGAATTCATGTTGTATATGGAATCATAGGATTTAAAACACATACAAAAATAGCATTAATAGTAAGAAAAGAAAAAGGACGATTAAGGAATTATTTCCATATTGGAACTGGAAATTATAACTCTAATACTTCAATGTTTTATACAGATTTAGGATTACTTTCAACTGATCCTGATATTGCATCAGATTTACTTGAGTTATTTAATTACTTATCAGGTTTTTCTAAACAAAAAAGTTATCAAAAGTTATTAGTTTCTCCAGCATCTATGAGAGAAAAATTTATATTTCTGATAAAAAGAGAAATTAAAAATGCAAAGGAAGGCAAAAAAGCGGAAATAATTGCAAAAATGAATTCTTTAGTAGATCCAGAAATAATTAAACTTCTTTATTTAGCTTCAGACTCAGGTGTAAAAATTAACCTCATCATAAGAGGTATTTGTTGCTTATATCCACAAAGAAAAAATTTAAGTGAAAATATTAAAGTCATAAGCATTATTGGCCACTTTCTTGAACACTCAAGAATTTTTTGGTTTTATAACAACGGTAATAATGAGGTTTTTATTGGGAGTGCTGATTGGATGAGAAGAAATCTTGATAGAAGAATAGAAGCTGTTACTCCAATAGAGGATTATGAATTGAAATGTAAAATATACTCACTTTTACAAACCTACATTAAAGATGATTACTTTTCTTGGATAATGAAAGAGGATGGTTCTTATTCGAAATATGAATTAGATTCATCGGATAATCGTTCGCAAATTGACCTAATAAAAAATTAA